Below is a window of Acidimicrobiia bacterium DNA.
AGAGCTCGGCACCGGTGATCACCTCGTCTCGCGATCGCGTGCGCACGCGGACTTGTCCGCCCCGCTCGCCGGCGGTCGCGACGATGCGTGGGAATCCGTCGGGTGCCTCGACGGTGACACGCCGCGTGCGGACCTCGCGCGCCAGCCGGCGCTCGAGATTGTCGATTGCGCGTCGCAGGCCGACGATTTCCTCGCCGAGCTCACGGATCGAGCGTTTGCCGTCGGGGCGTCGCGCGCCCCCGTTCCGTCGTGCCATGTCGCCTTCCCTCCGTTTGTCTCGCGATGGGCGAGCGGTTCGGGGAAGCGAGCGTCGGCTGACGCTCGGGCATCGTGACACAGCCGTGTGACGGCTACCGCTTCGGAGGTCGCCCGCGAGATCGCTTGGGCGGTGGCTTGCGCCGCCGCTTGTCGGCCTCGAGCTGTGCGTCGGCCAAGCGGAGAAGCTCGGAGGCGCTCGTGTCCAACGCCTGAGCGAGCGTCCGAAGATTGTCGAGCGACGGCAGGCGCTCACCGCGTTCCCACAACGAGATGGTGGTGCGGTGGATGTCGCTCTGGAAGTCGAGCTCCTGCTGCGTGAGCCCGCGGTCCTCGCGGAGTGCACGGAGCGCTCGCCCGAACGCGCGTCGAAAGGCTTGATCCACGGCCCGGCACCATCGTCGGCCGGCCGTGCTAGAAAAACAGAACTACTGCTGCATTTCGGCGCGGCGTCGACCGCGCGGGAGGGGCCAGTGCCGAGGGCGCGCAAGGCAACGGCGAAGCCGATCGAGCCGTACGACCACAAGGAAGCGACGCGGCTCAACAACCCGGAAGCCGGCCTCGCCCGCTACGAGACCGAGGCGCCCCCGAAGAAGCGGTTCGAGTACCAGTACGACCCGCGGATGGACCCGCAGCTCGAATGGGCGGGCAAGGCCGAGCGCACGAACTTCGACGTCGACGCCGTGAGCATCCACGTCCACGAGCGGCTCTCCACCGAGGCGATCATCGCGACGGTGCGTAAGGAGCCGCCGCAACTCGCGATGTTCAACGATCCGGAACTCGAACGTGACAAGGAGATCGGCTTCTACCAGCACGAGGTCGACTGGACCAACCGGCTGATCCTCGGCGACTCGCTCGTGGTGATGACGAGCCTGCTCGAACGCGAGCGCATGGGCGGGCAGGTGCAGTGCATCTACGTCGACCCGCCCTACGGCATCAACTACAACTCCAACTTCCAGGCCGACATCGCCAACCGCTCACCGCGTGAGACCGACGACGGCGCCCTCACGAGAGAGCCCGAGCAGATCCAGGCCTACCGCGACACCTGGACCCTCGGCGTGCACTCCTACCTCACCTACCTCCGCGACCGACTACTCGTAGCGCGCGAGTTGCTCGGAGAAGAAGGCAGCATCTTCGTCCAGATATCCGATACCAATGTGCATCGTGTACGCGTGCTCCTCGACGAATTGTTCGGAGCGGACAACGCGGTAACGCTGATCACGTTCCTGAAGACCAGCTCGGCGGGAAGTCCTTCCGGCGGGACGAAGACGCTTCCCACGACAGCCGATTACGTTCTCTGGTACGCGAAGAACCGCGAGAAGGTGAAGTATCGGCAGCTCTATACCGAGAAGGAAGCAGGCGGCGCAGGGGGCGGTCAATACACCTGGGCTGAGCTCCCGAATGGCGAGCGGCGTCGACTTCTTTCCGGCGAGGCGCTGCCGGACGGAGCCCGCCTTTTCAGAGCTGACAACCTCACGTCGCAGACGGGGGTCGCGACAACGCAGTTTCCAGTGGAACTCGACGGGCGGACCTTCCGGCCTCCGACCGGAGGTTGGAAGACGAACGCTCAGGGCATGCAGCGGCTCATGAGCGCGAACCGGCTGATCATTGTCGGCAACAGCCTCGCCTACGTTCGCTACATCGACGACTTCCCCGGCTTTCCGATCACCGAGGTCTGGCTCGACACCATCACGAGCGGCTTCGCCGGTGCAAAGCGGTACGTCGTGCAGACCAACCCGAAGGTCATCGCGCGCTGCCTCCTGATGTCGACTGATCCGGGCGATCTCGTGCTCGATCCCACGTGCGGATCGGGAACGACTGCATACGTTGCCGAGCAGTATGGACGTCGTTGGATCACCACGGACACAAGTCGCGTCGCGATGGCCGTGGCGCGCGAGCGCGTCCTCACCGCGACGTTCCCGTACTACCGATTGATCGACGAAGTCCGAGGCGTTGATGCCGGCCTTCGCTATCGAACCATTGAACGGACGATGCTGCGGTCGATTGTTCGCGACGAACCGCCGGCAGAGATCGCGCTGTACGACCTGCCCGAGGTCGACAATTCCAGGGTGAGGGTGTCGGGCCCGTTCACCGTGGAGGCGCTCTCGCGCTACGCGGTGAACCCGCTCCACGACGACGTGCCACCCGATCCCGGCGAGCTCAACGCCACTGCCGATCACGTCGACCAACTGCTCGCCGCGCTGAAGACCCGCGGCATCCCGGTGAAGGGCGCCAAGCCCGTCGACATCACGACCGTCACGCGCCTCACCGGTACGTCGCCGCTGCACGCCGAGGGCACGCTCAGCGACGGGCGCAGCTTCGCGGTGAGCGTCGGCCCGCGCTACGGCCCGATCACGGTGGCCCAGGTCGACGAAGCCCTCTACGACTCATACGGCTACGACCTCGTGGTGTTCGCCGGCTTCGCCGCCACCGCGGAAGCGCAGAGCTTCCTCGCACCGGGCAAGGCGGGTCGCTTCGACGTCGTGCTCCTCGAAGCGAACGCCGACCTCCTCCTCGGCGACCTGCTCCGCAACACGTCGGCCAGCCAGACCTTCCGACTCTTTGCCGCGCCCGACGCGTCGGCGGAATCGTTGAAGGACGGCACTCTCTTCGTCGATCTGCGCGGCGTCGACGTGTACGACGCCGCGAAGGGCGAGGCGAGCGCGCGCTCGCGCGAAGACATCGCCGCCTGGTTCCTCGACCACGACTACGACGGCGAGGTGTTCCATGTGTGCCAGGCGTTCTTCCCGAAGACCTCGGGCTGGGCGAGCCTCGCGCGCACACTGAAGGGAACGCTCGACGAAGACGCGCTCGCGCAACTCGCCACCTTCCAGAGCAACCCGTTCACGCCCGGCGAGCACCAGCGCGCGGCCGTCCGAGTGGTCGACTTCGCCGGCCAAACCAGCGAAACCGTCATACCGCTCCGGTGATTCATGCACGCACGCGGAGTCGTACCCTTGGGTCATGACCGATGACAAGAACGAATCGACTCCTTCACCGGAGGACGCGGCAGCTCGGGAGCGCTGGCTCAACGAGGACCCACCCGAGCTCGAGTTCTTCCGGAAGGCGCGCGCGCTTGGGATGCTGGACAGTCAGCGGCGAGCGCGCAACGCCGAGCTCGAACAAGACCAATAGCTCGCTCGGATCAGCTCCAGGTCAGCGCTTCGCGCCAGCGGTCTTCGACATCCCACTCGCGAACCCAGTGGTCGACGTAGGCACGGTCGTACTCCTCGCCGGCCGTCAGGATCGAGCGAATGTCGTCGCGATCTTTCGGCCGCCATGCGATCACCTTGTGTATCAACACATCCTCGATCGTGAGTGGGCCGCGGTTGGCTCGCCGGATCGCCAAGCTTTGGTACTCGGTTCCTCCGACGATCAGATCGATGCTGTCCAAGCCTCGGCGCGCTCGAATGAGGTGGGGCTCGCCGGCATCCCGCTTGACGTCGAGATTCCACCCAGCTTGTTCGAGCACGGTTGGGAGTTCGTCCCGCCACTGCACGAGCAAGTCTGCGTCGGTGGTGAAGCGGTGAGTGCCGCGGTACTCGTCAGCCGCAAACGCTCCGGCTATGGCCCACGGAACGCCAGCCCGGTCGAGGAGCTCGGTTGTTTCGTGCAAGACGCTACGAAGCCGGCCTTCCCGTTCGGTGTCGGAATCGCCATTGCTCATTTCTTCCCTCCAACGGTGGGAGGCCGCGCTTGGCTCGTCGCTCGTTCACCCAAGCTCGGAACCAAGCCTCGTCCTCGGGGCTCATCGGGGGAAGTTCTTCGCGCTCCAACTCGGCCGAGAACTCGGCCAGCTTCTGCATGTAGCGCTTGTCGTGCTCACTCACCGGCACGTCGCAAGTGTACGCCCGGGGTGTGACGGTTATGCCCAGCGGACAGGTCACCGAGCAGAACCCGATCGTCAACGATCCGTACGCGGAACCCACGCGTCACTGGCAATTCGGTGAGGGCGCACCGGTGCTCGTTGACGGCCGTCGCTCCAGTGGCTACCTCCCGCCGGGCGACTCGAAGTCGGGTGAGCTGTCGGTCACGGGCGAGCTGATCCCGCTCGATCTCGTCAACGACCTGCGCGATCGCGTCGCCCGCTGGCGCGCCGACAACTATCCGGGCGCAACCGCCGTCACCCGCGACCTCTTCGACCGCTGGTTCGATGACGAGCGCGAGCCAGGGACCCGTCCCTTCTTCGCGCAGCAGGAAGCCGTCGAGACCGTCGTGTTCCTCACGGAGGCACCCGCGGATCGTCGTGTCGGGATCGGCGTGCCGCGCACGGAGGCGTACGAGCGGTGGGCCGTCAAGATGGCGACGGGCACCGGCAAGACGCTGGTGATGGCGATGCTCATCGCGTGGTCGTCGCTCAACAAGTCTGCGAACGCGCAGGACACGCGCTTTGCCGACGCGGTGTTGGTGGTGTGCCCGAACCTCACAGTGAAGGAGCGTCTCGCCGAACTCGATCCCCACGCGGTCGTGAACGCGTACAAGTCCTTCGACCTCGTACCGCCCGGCTTGTCCGCGCTCCTCGGCCAGGCGAAGGTCCTCGTCACCAACTGGCACCAGCTCGCACCCGCGACGGATCCGAAGCGCTCGGTGCAACGCTTGGGCGAGGAGAGCCCGGCCGCGTTCTGCCGGCGGGTGATCGAGGGCGCGCTCGGGCGCAAGCGTCGGATCCTCGTGCTCAACGACGAAGCCCACCACGCCTATCGGCACAATCCGAACGCCAAGGTAGGTCGCGACGAGGCCGAAGACGTCGAGCGCGCCACCGTGTGGATCGACGGCCTCGAGCGCATCCACATCGACCGCGAGATCCTGCGCTGCATCGACTTGTCGGCCACACCGATGTACGTGCCGGGCTCCGGCCACGACCCGTGGAAGCCCTTCGAGTGGATCGTGAGCGACTTCGCGCTCGTGGACGCGATCGAGAGCGGGCTCGTGAAGGTGCCGCGCATCCCGGTCGACGACAACGCCGGCGCGTCGGTGCCGAAGTACCGCAACCTCTGGACGCACGTGAAGGCCAACCTGCCCAAGCGTGGGGACGACGCCGACGAAGGTCACCCGCTCACCGACTACCTCACGCAGGTCGACGGCCCCTTGAAGCAACTCGCCGGCGAGTGGCAGTCGACGTTCGGACGCTGGCAGGAGGCGGACCGGCCCGTCCCACCGGCGATGATCGTGATCTGCAACGACACGAAGATGGCCGAGATCCTCGAAGTACACGTCGGTCGCAAGGGCGAGGCCGGGCCCGGGCTCGCCAACTCACCGAGCGAACAACGCACGATCCGGATCGACTCGAAGCTGCTCGCCGACGCGGAGCGTCGCGACGACGCCGAGACGGCGACGGAGGCGGAAGACCGTCTCCGCCGCGTCGTCGCCACCGTGGGCAAGGTCGGCGAACCCGGCGAGCAGGTTCGCTGCCTGATCTCGGTGGCAATGCTCTCGGAGGGGTGGGACGCGCGGAACGTCACGCAGATCCTCGGCCTACGTGCGTTCGCCAGCCAGCTTCTGTGCGAGCAGGTCGTCGGCCGTGGACTCCGACGCTCGTCGTACGACGATCTCGGTACACCCGAGTACGTCGACGTGTACGGCGTGCCCTTCCAGATGCTGCCGTTCGCCAACGGTGATCCGGGTGGGGCGGTGACGACACCACCGAAGCTCACGTCGGTGGTCGCGCGCCGCGAACGCGCCGCGCTCGAGATCAGGTTTCCGCGCGTGGTGTCGATCGTGCACGACGCGCAGACGCGTCTCATCATCGACTGGGACTCGATCGTTCCGGTTGCGGTCAAGCCGGAGCTCGATCCCACCCGCACGACGGTCTCGGGTCTCCAGGGCATAGGCCGCGCGGAGCAGGACCGTGAGTGGGTGTGGGAGAGCTACCGGCGACAGAAGCTCTGCTTCGAGATCGCGTCGAGGGTGATCCGCGGGCAGAAGGACCTCGAGGCGCTCTTCCCGCAAGCGGTGCGCGCGGTCGAGGAGTTCGTCGGCGTGAGGAGGTTGGTCGTCTACGGCGCAGGTGCCGACGAGGGGGAGCTCGACAACGAGCTGTACAAGACGCAGATTGCCGAGAGACTGCTCGACGCGCTGCGCGCCGATGTCGACGAGGGATCGCTGCTCCCCGTGCTCGACGAGTATCTGCCCGAGGGGACCACCGCCGACGTTGCGTTCCAGACCGGCAAGCCCGATCCCGAGCCAACGGTGAGGTCGCACGTGAACTATGTGGTGTGTGACTCGGAGCTCGAGCGCCACATCGCCCGTGAGCTCGAGGCAGACGACCGCGTCGAGTCGTACGTGAAGAACGACCACTTGTTCTGCGAGATCCCGTACCGCTTCAACGGGAAGGCGTGCCGCTACCTGCCGGATTTCCTCGTGCGTCTCGGCGGCGATCGGTTCCTGCTCGTCGAGGGCAAGGGGCGCCAGACGTCGAAGGACGACGCCAAGGAGACCGCCGCACGACG
It encodes the following:
- a CDS encoding site-specific DNA-methyltransferase, translated to MPRARKATAKPIEPYDHKEATRLNNPEAGLARYETEAPPKKRFEYQYDPRMDPQLEWAGKAERTNFDVDAVSIHVHERLSTEAIIATVRKEPPQLAMFNDPELERDKEIGFYQHEVDWTNRLILGDSLVVMTSLLERERMGGQVQCIYVDPPYGINYNSNFQADIANRSPRETDDGALTREPEQIQAYRDTWTLGVHSYLTYLRDRLLVARELLGEEGSIFVQISDTNVHRVRVLLDELFGADNAVTLITFLKTSSAGSPSGGTKTLPTTADYVLWYAKNREKVKYRQLYTEKEAGGAGGGQYTWAELPNGERRRLLSGEALPDGARLFRADNLTSQTGVATTQFPVELDGRTFRPPTGGWKTNAQGMQRLMSANRLIIVGNSLAYVRYIDDFPGFPITEVWLDTITSGFAGAKRYVVQTNPKVIARCLLMSTDPGDLVLDPTCGSGTTAYVAEQYGRRWITTDTSRVAMAVARERVLTATFPYYRLIDEVRGVDAGLRYRTIERTMLRSIVRDEPPAEIALYDLPEVDNSRVRVSGPFTVEALSRYAVNPLHDDVPPDPGELNATADHVDQLLAALKTRGIPVKGAKPVDITTVTRLTGTSPLHAEGTLSDGRSFAVSVGPRYGPITVAQVDEALYDSYGYDLVVFAGFAATAEAQSFLAPGKAGRFDVVLLEANADLLLGDLLRNTSASQTFRLFAAPDASAESLKDGTLFVDLRGVDVYDAAKGEASARSREDIAAWFLDHDYDGEVFHVCQAFFPKTSGWASLARTLKGTLDEDALAQLATFQSNPFTPGEHQRAAVRVVDFAGQTSETVIPLR
- a CDS encoding helix-turn-helix transcriptional regulator, yielding MDQAFRRAFGRALRALREDRGLTQQELDFQSDIHRTTISLWERGERLPSLDNLRTLAQALDTSASELLRLADAQLEADKRRRKPPPKRSRGRPPKR
- a CDS encoding DEAD/DEAH box helicase family protein, with the translated sequence MPSGQVTEQNPIVNDPYAEPTRHWQFGEGAPVLVDGRRSSGYLPPGDSKSGELSVTGELIPLDLVNDLRDRVARWRADNYPGATAVTRDLFDRWFDDEREPGTRPFFAQQEAVETVVFLTEAPADRRVGIGVPRTEAYERWAVKMATGTGKTLVMAMLIAWSSLNKSANAQDTRFADAVLVVCPNLTVKERLAELDPHAVVNAYKSFDLVPPGLSALLGQAKVLVTNWHQLAPATDPKRSVQRLGEESPAAFCRRVIEGALGRKRRILVLNDEAHHAYRHNPNAKVGRDEAEDVERATVWIDGLERIHIDREILRCIDLSATPMYVPGSGHDPWKPFEWIVSDFALVDAIESGLVKVPRIPVDDNAGASVPKYRNLWTHVKANLPKRGDDADEGHPLTDYLTQVDGPLKQLAGEWQSTFGRWQEADRPVPPAMIVICNDTKMAEILEVHVGRKGEAGPGLANSPSEQRTIRIDSKLLADAERRDDAETATEAEDRLRRVVATVGKVGEPGEQVRCLISVAMLSEGWDARNVTQILGLRAFASQLLCEQVVGRGLRRSSYDDLGTPEYVDVYGVPFQMLPFANGDPGGAVTTPPKLTSVVARRERAALEIRFPRVVSIVHDAQTRLIIDWDSIVPVAVKPELDPTRTTVSGLQGIGRAEQDREWVWESYRRQKLCFEIASRVIRGQKDLEALFPQAVRAVEEFVGVRRLVVYGAGADEGELDNELYKTQIAERLLDALRADVDEGSLLPVLDEYLPEGTTADVAFQTGKPDPEPTVRSHVNYVVCDSELERHIARELEADDRVESYVKNDHLFCEIPYRFNGKACRYLPDFLVRLGGDRFLLVEGKGRQTSKDDAKETAARRWVAAVNADGRWGDWSHHVVRAKAEVRGAIDAAFVADVVVTGSV